The window ATCCCAGCTTCGCGAAATGGAAGGCGAACTTTCAAGTTTTCGTGTTTCGATGTGTAGCCTTCGCGATACTCCTCATCGGCGCGAATCGCAACGTAAGAAGTGACCGTGTCGCCGGCGGCCAGCATCGGCTTTATCCACTGCTCGAACGGTGCAAGCTTCAACTGCCTGGTGCACCAACGTGTCTGAGCGGAAGGGAGGAAATGCTTGTATTCTCGCAGCCAGAAATCGAAGTCGCGGCGGGGATTCAACTTGGCGATGGGCTGCCCTAGAAACCCTTCTAGGCGCCCTAGGAACTCATAAACCTCAGGCAACTCCTTGCCGGTGTCGGTAAAGAAGTATTCGACTTCCAGTTCAGGATAGTTTTGGCGAACGAAGACGGCAAGGGCGGCGCTGTCCTTTCCGCCCGATATTCCGAGAACATGCTTTTCAGCCATGAGACTTCTCCATTCTCGCGTCGTCTGCAAGGGTTAAACGCATGCCGGCTTTGGCCAAGGCAGCGAGCAATATTTCGGTGCTATGGCCCTCGGCCATCAGGGTGGACGCTAGCTTTTCAGCCATCGACTCGACTGCGTCGCGGTGCCGATCGGGGATTGAAAACGAGCGTGAGACCGTGCGTGTTTCAGCGCCGGCTCCGATGACGACGGCGAAGGCTTCACTCGTCGGGACCCGACCTTTTACCGACGCGAATGCCTCGGCCTGCCTAAATCGAAGCGCCGCTTGGGCGATGTCCAAAAGGGCGTGGTCGATATCGCGATCGTTCCAGTCGCGCGCAGGCTTGTTGGCTGCGAGGCTCAGAATTCCTTCGATGCTTTCCTTGCTTCCATCATACTTAGCCAACCGAGTCGCAAAAGCGTCCTGACGCAGATCGCCGGTCACTCCGGTCAGCACCTCGGCCCGAGCGCGCAGACGATCCAGTCGGTCTCCCGGCGCATCGAGCGCTTCGAGCATCGTTGCTTGTATGCTTGCTAGCAATTTATCG of the Massilia violaceinigra genome contains:
- a CDS encoding phosphoadenosine phosphosulfate reductase family protein, which translates into the protein MAEKHVLGISGGKDSAALAVFVRQNYPELEVEYFFTDTGKELPEVYEFLGRLEGFLGQPIAKLNPRRDFDFWLREYKHFLPSAQTRWCTRQLKLAPFEQWIKPMLAAGDTVTSYVAIRADEEYREGYTSKHENLKVRLPFREAGIDKKAVMDILESSGVGIPKYYDWRSRSGCTFCFFQQKIEWVRLKERHPDRFEEAKQYEKNALEHGSPFTWTQGEPLEELEKPARVIQIVNDFDRRKQRDLASRPINPLRPADKIDDIDDIYGDDEGNGACVVCHK